The Sinorhizobium meliloti genome includes a window with the following:
- a CDS encoding trimethylamine methyltransferase family protein: MSGRRGGGRRSRAIRGGDGISQLPWQEVVNTYAPMQLLDEERIEALHRNSMRILSEIGIRVMSEKAMALFEKAGAIVDRENLMIRIDESIVEAALATTPSSFTLTSRNPEKRLTIGGNTIAFGLVAGPPNVHDRVNGRRQGNLADYQNFTRLAHHFNAIHILGNQVCAPMELPANSRHLDTYKANLTLSDLCFHCTAIGRGRAVDGINMMAIARGISVEEMSQSPGVITIISVNSPRLFDDAMADGLIAMAEHGQPVTITPFTLMGAMTPVTLAAALCQQNAEALFGVTLAQLVNPGTPVMYGAFTSNVDMRSGAPAFGTPENAKANIIAGQLARRYKLPYRTSNANASNAVDLQAAYETEMATWGAVLGGANLIYHAAGWLEGGLTASYEKLVLDVEILQNMMGFLEPMPFSEDDLGFDAIRSVPAGGHFFGSEHTMARYETAFYQPMLSNWQNYGSWQEAGGRDALERATDIWQQALREYEEPVLDPAIREELDAYMIKRRAEIGAGEP; encoded by the coding sequence ATGAGCGGCAGACGCGGCGGCGGAAGACGATCGCGAGCAATCCGGGGCGGCGATGGTATCTCGCAGCTGCCATGGCAGGAGGTCGTCAACACCTATGCCCCGATGCAGCTTCTCGACGAGGAGCGTATTGAGGCCCTTCACCGCAATTCGATGCGCATCCTCTCCGAAATCGGCATTCGCGTTATGAGCGAAAAGGCGATGGCGCTGTTCGAGAAGGCGGGCGCAATCGTCGACCGCGAGAACCTGATGATCCGCATCGACGAATCCATCGTCGAGGCGGCGCTCGCCACGACGCCGTCTTCCTTCACGCTGACCAGCCGCAATCCCGAAAAACGGCTGACGATCGGCGGCAACACGATCGCCTTTGGGCTCGTGGCAGGTCCGCCCAACGTGCACGACCGGGTCAACGGCCGGCGGCAAGGCAATCTCGCCGATTACCAGAACTTCACGCGTCTGGCCCACCACTTCAACGCTATCCACATTCTCGGGAACCAGGTCTGCGCGCCGATGGAGCTGCCGGCCAATTCCCGGCACCTCGATACCTACAAGGCGAATCTTACGCTCAGCGATCTTTGCTTCCACTGCACCGCCATCGGGCGGGGGCGGGCCGTGGACGGCATCAACATGATGGCGATCGCGCGCGGCATCAGCGTCGAGGAGATGAGCCAATCCCCCGGCGTCATCACGATCATCTCGGTGAACTCGCCGCGGCTTTTCGACGACGCGATGGCGGACGGACTGATCGCCATGGCCGAGCACGGGCAGCCGGTGACCATCACGCCCTTCACGCTGATGGGCGCCATGACGCCGGTGACGCTTGCGGCAGCACTCTGCCAGCAGAATGCCGAGGCGCTGTTCGGCGTCACGCTTGCGCAGCTGGTCAATCCGGGTACGCCGGTCATGTATGGTGCATTCACGTCCAATGTGGACATGCGCTCCGGCGCCCCCGCCTTCGGCACGCCGGAGAACGCCAAGGCCAACATTATCGCGGGCCAGCTCGCGCGGCGCTACAAGCTTCCCTATCGCACGTCGAACGCAAATGCCTCTAACGCCGTCGACCTTCAGGCAGCCTACGAGACGGAAATGGCGACTTGGGGTGCGGTGCTCGGGGGTGCCAACCTCATCTATCACGCGGCGGGATGGCTCGAAGGCGGCCTCACGGCCTCCTATGAGAAGCTCGTGCTCGATGTGGAGATCCTGCAGAACATGATGGGCTTCCTCGAGCCCATGCCCTTCTCCGAGGACGATCTCGGCTTCGACGCTATCAGATCCGTACCGGCGGGCGGGCACTTCTTCGGTTCCGAACACACGATGGCGCGATACGAGACGGCCTTCTATCAGCCGATGCTGTCCAACTGGCAGAATTACGGCAGCTGGCAGGAAGCCGGCGGCCGCGACGCGCTGGAGCGCGCGACCGACATCTGGCAGCAGGCCCTGCGAGAATATGAGGAGCCGGTACTCGACCCGGCGATCCGGGAAGAGCTCGATGCCTACATGATCAAGCGGCGCGCGGAGATCGGGGCGGGCGAACCTTGA
- a CDS encoding GlxA family transcriptional regulator, which yields MRDTQEIRFAVLMFPNFPLMAFSSVIEPLRAANTLSGRRCYSWLTVAAGEKISASNGIGIEPDFHVRNAPEVDRIVVCSGGDAEHLVADEEMAWIRKNLRAGALLGAVADAAFFLARKGLLDGHSCTLHWTSQPAFKEAFPHLDMRSDLYVIDRRRFTSVGGIGSLDMMLDMIGRDYGAELADGVAGWFMHSPLRPDADRRKLTLRIRSGIADDLVLSAVAMMEDAIEDVLRIEDLASRLNVSSDKLERAFKAELGVSPNSYYRNLRLGHAADMLTHSNLKVNEVAVACGFVNAANFSRAFKEQFGYVPHSVRRRVSRAGEAPRAVAGLK from the coding sequence ATGAGGGATACGCAGGAAATCCGCTTTGCGGTATTGATGTTTCCGAACTTTCCGTTGATGGCTTTCAGTTCGGTCATCGAGCCGCTGCGCGCAGCCAACACGTTGTCCGGCAGGCGCTGCTATTCCTGGCTCACGGTCGCTGCCGGCGAGAAGATCAGCGCGTCGAATGGCATCGGTATCGAGCCGGACTTTCATGTGCGCAACGCACCAGAGGTTGATCGAATTGTCGTGTGTTCGGGCGGTGACGCAGAGCATCTCGTCGCGGACGAGGAGATGGCGTGGATCCGCAAGAATCTCCGCGCCGGGGCGCTACTTGGTGCGGTGGCCGATGCTGCCTTCTTCCTGGCGCGCAAAGGGCTGCTCGACGGCCACTCCTGCACGCTCCACTGGACCAGCCAGCCGGCCTTCAAGGAAGCGTTCCCGCATCTCGACATGCGCTCGGACCTCTATGTGATCGACCGCCGCCGCTTCACCTCCGTCGGCGGCATCGGCAGCCTCGACATGATGCTGGACATGATCGGACGGGACTATGGCGCCGAGCTCGCCGACGGCGTCGCCGGCTGGTTCATGCACAGCCCGCTGCGGCCGGACGCCGATCGCCGGAAGCTGACCTTGCGTATCCGGAGCGGCATCGCCGACGACCTGGTCCTTTCCGCGGTGGCGATGATGGAGGACGCCATCGAGGACGTTTTGCGGATCGAGGACCTGGCAAGCCGGCTGAATGTCTCATCCGATAAGCTCGAACGCGCCTTCAAGGCCGAACTTGGCGTGTCGCCCAACAGCTACTATCGCAATCTGCGGCTCGGTCATGCGGCAGACATGCTGACGCATTCAAACCTCAAGGTGAATGAAGTCGCCGTCGCGTGCGGTTTCGTAAATGCCGCAAACTTCTCCCGCGCCTTCAAAGAGCAGTTCGGATATGTCCCGCACAGCGTTCGCCGCCGCGTCTCGCGAGCGGGCGAGGCGCCCCGCGCAGTCGCGGGGCTGAAATAA
- a CDS encoding M24 family metallopeptidase, whose protein sequence is MSIVVFDPDSVDDVDFKDRMRHPETADPAGGMWLSDTEPSFIDADALRNGRLKKLRDWMRAAGYGAVVLFDPYNQRYATGSRNMFGYFLRNSTRYFFIPTEGPVVLFEYPQSYHVSMVLDTIDEARPSKLVWSSVSGKDDETAGPFADEITDLLKQHGGGSMKLGMDRCSHLQALALEKRGCEVKDCQGEILAVRAVKTPEEIKCLQVSMAGAEAAVAAVREAIKPGVSENELFAIMYHEVIRQGGEFIETRLLSSGQRTNPWFNEASGRKIRPGELVALDTDTIGCYGYYSDFSRTFRCGPGKPTPYQKSLYRMAYDQVQHNIDIVKPGMAFREIAEKAWKIPDRFVDQRYTSVMHGVGMHGETPFIAHAMDYETYGRDGHLVPGMVVSVESYIGEKGGREGVKLEDEILITENGTELLSRFPYEDEFLSGET, encoded by the coding sequence ATGAGCATTGTTGTATTCGATCCCGACAGCGTGGATGACGTGGACTTCAAGGACCGGATGCGCCATCCGGAGACAGCCGATCCGGCCGGCGGCATGTGGCTTTCGGACACGGAACCGTCCTTTATCGACGCCGACGCCCTGCGCAACGGGCGTTTGAAGAAGCTTCGCGACTGGATGCGCGCTGCCGGTTACGGCGCGGTGGTCCTTTTCGACCCCTATAACCAACGCTACGCGACGGGCTCCCGAAACATGTTCGGGTATTTCCTGCGTAACTCCACCCGCTATTTCTTCATCCCCACTGAAGGTCCGGTCGTCCTCTTCGAATATCCGCAGAGCTATCACGTCTCGATGGTCCTCGACACGATAGACGAGGCTCGCCCCTCCAAGCTTGTCTGGTCCTCCGTCTCCGGTAAGGACGACGAGACCGCCGGGCCGTTCGCGGACGAGATTACCGATTTGCTCAAGCAGCATGGCGGCGGGTCGATGAAGCTCGGCATGGACCGCTGCAGCCATCTGCAGGCACTGGCGCTCGAAAAGCGCGGGTGCGAGGTGAAGGACTGCCAGGGCGAAATTCTCGCCGTCAGGGCCGTCAAGACTCCTGAAGAGATCAAATGCCTACAGGTATCCATGGCCGGCGCCGAAGCTGCCGTGGCCGCCGTGCGCGAAGCGATCAAGCCGGGCGTTTCCGAAAACGAGCTCTTCGCGATCATGTATCATGAAGTGATTCGGCAGGGCGGCGAGTTCATCGAGACCCGGCTGCTGAGTTCCGGCCAGCGAACCAATCCCTGGTTCAACGAGGCAAGCGGCCGCAAGATCAGGCCGGGTGAGCTCGTGGCCCTCGATACCGATACGATCGGCTGCTACGGCTACTATTCCGATTTCTCGCGAACCTTCCGCTGCGGTCCCGGTAAGCCGACCCCTTACCAGAAGTCGCTCTACCGGATGGCCTACGACCAGGTTCAGCACAATATCGACATCGTCAAGCCGGGTATGGCCTTCCGCGAGATCGCCGAAAAGGCCTGGAAGATACCAGACCGCTTCGTCGATCAGCGTTACACGTCCGTGATGCACGGCGTCGGCATGCACGGCGAGACGCCGTTCATCGCCCATGCGATGGACTACGAGACCTACGGTCGCGATGGACATCTCGTGCCCGGAATGGTCGTGTCGGTCGAAAGCTATATCGGCGAAAAGGGCGGCCGAGAGGGCGTGAAACTCGAAGACGAGATCCTCATTACGGAGAACGGCACGGAGCTCCTGTCGCGCTTTCCCTATGAGGACGAATTCCTGAGCGGGGAGACTTGA
- a CDS encoding isochorismatase family protein, which produces MKKPLRIDRAKAAALFIDLQEEHRRDERYLVEGYDTVLGNAARLQSAARRSGIPVFHCAYIVDLADNLRPFHPIGPDGRSAFSDKDDPLTAICPEVAPLPSERLLVKNEASAFGKSPLIGELRDAGVEWLVIAGVWTEACVDATVKDAINLGLHVLLVKDGCGSGGLAMHQTGILNLANRLYGGAVVGTEAACALLEGDTVEAWRVEGSVPLRYTFENAAKLYGEL; this is translated from the coding sequence ATGAAGAAACCGTTGCGGATCGACCGCGCGAAAGCCGCCGCCCTTTTTATCGATCTCCAGGAGGAGCATCGCCGCGACGAGCGCTATCTCGTCGAAGGTTACGATACGGTGCTCGGCAATGCCGCACGCCTTCAGTCGGCGGCCCGCCGAAGCGGCATCCCCGTCTTTCACTGCGCCTATATCGTCGATCTCGCCGACAATCTTCGCCCGTTCCATCCGATCGGACCGGACGGACGTTCCGCCTTCAGCGACAAGGACGATCCGCTCACGGCGATTTGCCCGGAGGTCGCTCCGCTTCCGTCGGAGCGGCTGCTTGTCAAAAACGAAGCGAGCGCCTTCGGCAAGAGCCCCTTGATCGGCGAATTGCGGGACGCAGGCGTGGAATGGCTGGTGATCGCCGGCGTCTGGACCGAGGCTTGTGTCGATGCAACGGTCAAGGACGCGATCAACCTTGGCCTGCATGTCCTACTCGTCAAGGATGGCTGCGGCAGCGGCGGCCTTGCGATGCACCAGACCGGCATTCTCAATCTGGCGAACCGCCTCTATGGCGGTGCGGTCGTCGGTACCGAAGCCGCTTGCGCCCTTCTGGAAGGAGATACGGTCGAAGCATGGCGGGTCGAGGGATCGGTGCCCCTGCGTTACACTTTCGAGAATGCCGCTAAACTTTACGGCGAACTCTGA